A genomic segment from Syntrophotalea acetylenivorans encodes:
- a CDS encoding class I SAM-dependent methyltransferase codes for MTLPAGLLRMAPWAHALLTEVLQPGGLAVDLTAGNGRDTDFLFRLVGEHGRVLAFDVQEEALQATASLLEQQGAKIRSGSLKAGEPYAESGIYLVHDCHSRLTSYLSEPVPAIIATLGCLPDSDTAFATASPSTLSALRAALELLLPGGRLAVICYVDPSGRATEAEKVQQLFAGLPPEYWDVLHFSVPNRQVAPTLLVVERRPR; via the coding sequence ATGACTCTTCCTGCTGGTTTGTTACGTATGGCACCTTGGGCCCATGCCCTGCTGACCGAGGTTCTGCAGCCCGGTGGTCTGGCGGTGGATCTTACTGCCGGAAACGGCCGGGATACTGATTTTTTATTTCGACTGGTGGGCGAGCATGGCAGGGTGCTGGCTTTCGATGTTCAAGAAGAGGCTTTGCAGGCGACGGCCAGCCTGTTGGAGCAGCAGGGGGCAAAGATTCGGTCCGGCAGCCTGAAGGCCGGTGAACCATACGCGGAGTCAGGCATTTATCTGGTGCACGATTGCCATAGCCGTTTGACCAGTTACCTGAGCGAACCGGTTCCTGCCATAATCGCTACTCTCGGTTGCTTGCCCGATAGTGACACCGCTTTTGCCACTGCGTCCCCTTCGACTCTTTCGGCATTGCGGGCAGCTCTTGAATTGCTCCTTCCCGGTGGCCGTCTGGCAGTGATTTGTTATGTCGATCCTTCGGGGCGCGCCACGGAAGCGGAAAAGGTCCAGCAGCTCTTTGCCGGATTGCCGCCTGAATATTGGGATGTATTGCATTTTTCCGTGCCCAACCGCCAAGTTGCGCCGACCCTGTTGGTCGTTGAACGACGGCCGCGATAG
- the recQ gene encoding DNA helicase RecQ has product MSVLKRDPLDTLHSVFGYRSFRPFQQQIVDGLIAGQSAFVLMPTGGGKSICYQLPALHRPGTAIVVSPLISLMKDQVDALRVNGVRAAFYNSSLRSAEARQVLAQLHDGQFDLLYVAPERLMSEGFLERLRQVPVALFAIDEAHCVSQWGHDFRPEYVQLGNLRMLFPEVPLIALTATADAQTREEILQRLGLNNAASFIAGFDRPNIRYSVVEKSKPARQLMDFLGRQKNQSGIVYALSRKRVEEVTKKLQQAGLSAAAYHAGLGDEERRRVQEEFLQDDLQVVVATVAFGMGIDKSNVRFVVHYDLPKNIESYYQETGRAGRDGLPAEALLLFGYGDIAISRGLIEQGRNERQKRIDLHKLNSMVAFAEAQLCRRRVLLGYFGEQLEADCGNCDICLDPPELYDATEDAQKALSCVFRVGQRFGAGHVIDVLRGAKNQRVGQLGHDKLSTYGIGRDHSQEAWGSLLRQLIHLGYLEQDVGNYSILKLTATARPLLRGEEVLNLARPRVRVGGTKKPSSKRAEEYQPDPKLFEALRTLRKSLAERDHVPPFVVFSDATLAEMASVRPTHDSALLEINGVGRRKLERYGTEFLDLIRSH; this is encoded by the coding sequence ATGTCAGTATTGAAACGGGATCCTCTGGATACCCTGCATAGCGTCTTCGGATACCGATCCTTCCGCCCCTTTCAACAGCAGATTGTCGATGGCTTGATCGCCGGGCAGAGTGCCTTTGTGTTGATGCCCACAGGTGGTGGCAAGTCGATCTGTTACCAGTTGCCTGCATTGCATCGCCCTGGAACCGCCATCGTCGTTTCTCCCTTGATCAGCCTGATGAAAGATCAGGTCGACGCCCTGCGGGTCAACGGCGTCCGCGCGGCATTTTATAATTCATCGCTTCGTAGCGCCGAGGCCCGTCAGGTTCTGGCACAGCTCCACGACGGTCAGTTCGACTTGCTCTATGTCGCTCCAGAGCGATTGATGAGTGAAGGCTTCCTGGAGCGCTTGCGGCAGGTGCCAGTGGCCCTATTCGCTATCGATGAGGCCCATTGCGTCTCTCAATGGGGCCATGATTTCCGCCCGGAGTACGTCCAGCTGGGTAATTTGCGCATGCTTTTTCCCGAAGTGCCGTTGATCGCATTAACGGCTACGGCGGATGCCCAGACCCGGGAAGAGATTCTGCAACGCCTTGGTTTGAACAATGCCGCCAGTTTTATCGCCGGCTTTGACCGGCCTAATATTCGCTATTCGGTGGTGGAAAAGAGTAAGCCGGCTCGCCAATTAATGGACTTTCTCGGTCGGCAGAAGAATCAGTCCGGTATTGTCTATGCGCTAAGCCGCAAGCGGGTCGAAGAGGTAACGAAAAAGCTTCAGCAGGCAGGATTATCCGCCGCGGCTTATCATGCCGGCCTTGGTGATGAAGAGCGGCGGCGGGTGCAGGAGGAGTTTCTGCAGGACGATCTGCAGGTGGTGGTGGCGACTGTCGCTTTCGGTATGGGGATCGACAAGTCCAACGTCCGTTTCGTGGTCCATTACGATCTGCCCAAAAACATTGAAAGTTACTACCAGGAGACCGGCCGAGCCGGGCGCGACGGGCTGCCGGCCGAGGCGCTGCTGTTATTCGGCTACGGCGACATCGCCATCAGTCGAGGACTGATCGAACAGGGCCGCAATGAGCGCCAGAAGCGCATCGACCTGCATAAGCTTAATTCCATGGTGGCTTTTGCCGAGGCGCAGCTCTGTCGCCGGCGTGTGCTGCTTGGATATTTCGGCGAGCAATTGGAGGCCGATTGCGGCAATTGCGATATTTGCCTTGATCCCCCTGAACTCTATGATGCTACCGAAGATGCCCAAAAAGCTCTGTCCTGCGTCTTCCGGGTCGGTCAGCGTTTCGGGGCCGGCCATGTCATCGACGTGTTGCGAGGTGCAAAGAATCAGCGCGTCGGGCAACTGGGGCACGATAAGCTATCGACTTACGGAATCGGTCGCGACCATAGCCAGGAGGCCTGGGGCAGCCTGTTGCGTCAGCTGATTCATCTCGGTTATCTGGAACAGGATGTAGGCAACTATTCGATCCTCAAGCTGACAGCCACCGCCCGCCCTTTGTTGCGCGGCGAAGAAGTGTTGAATCTGGCCCGACCGCGGGTACGGGTTGGCGGGACGAAAAAGCCGTCCAGCAAGAGGGCGGAGGAGTATCAGCCCGATCCGAAGCTGTTCGAGGCCTTGCGGACCTTGCGCAAGAGCTTAGCGGAGCGCGACCATGTGCCGCCCTTCGTGGTCTTCAGCGATGCCACCCTGGCAGAGATGGCCAGTGTTCGTCCTACTCATGACTCGGCCCTGCTGGAAATAAACGGGGTAGGGCGGCGCAAGTTGGAGCGCTACGGCACCGAATTTCTTGACCTGATTCGTTCCCATTGA
- the xthA gene encoding exodeoxyribonuclease III, with translation MKIVSFNVNGIRARLHQLQELVERQRPDIIGLQETKAQDADFPLAAVQELGYQVQYHGQKSHYGVALMSRCEPLEVQKGFPDDTEDDQRRLLAASFALDDGGKLWVLNGYFPQGESRSHPTKFSAKERFYTKLHHFLQHRFDPSDRLVVTGDLNVAPDDLDVGIGADNAKRWLRTGKCSFLPEERQWLQNLQEWGLVDTFRAKKPLADNRFSWFDYRSRGFDREPKRGLRIDLLLASQPLAECCSNVGIDYDIRAMERPSDHCPVWAEFNLDVFKKAE, from the coding sequence GTGAAAATCGTATCCTTCAATGTCAACGGGATTCGTGCCCGACTGCACCAGCTGCAAGAGCTGGTCGAGCGGCAGCGGCCTGATATTATCGGATTGCAGGAAACCAAAGCGCAAGATGCAGATTTTCCCCTGGCTGCCGTACAGGAACTCGGCTACCAGGTTCAGTATCACGGCCAGAAAAGCCACTACGGTGTGGCCCTGATGTCTCGCTGTGAACCTCTTGAGGTGCAGAAGGGATTTCCCGATGACACTGAGGACGATCAGCGTCGATTGTTGGCGGCTTCCTTTGCTTTGGATGATGGTGGCAAGCTGTGGGTCCTTAACGGATATTTCCCCCAGGGTGAAAGCCGCAGCCATCCGACCAAGTTTTCTGCCAAAGAGCGTTTTTATACAAAATTGCACCATTTTTTGCAGCATCGCTTTGATCCGTCCGACCGGCTGGTGGTGACGGGGGATCTCAACGTGGCACCGGACGATCTCGATGTCGGCATCGGCGCCGACAACGCCAAGCGCTGGCTGCGAACCGGTAAATGCAGTTTTCTGCCGGAAGAGCGCCAGTGGCTGCAGAACCTTCAGGAGTGGGGTCTGGTCGATACCTTCCGTGCTAAAAAGCCTTTGGCGGATAACCGCTTCAGCTGGTTCGACTATCGTAGCCGGGGTTTCGACCGGGAGCCTAAACGGGGTTTGCGCATCGATCTCTTATTGGCCAGTCAGCCCTTGGCCGAATGTTGCAGTAATGTCGGAATCGACTATGATATTCGTGCCATGGAGCGTCCGTCGGATCACTGCCCGGTTTGGGCAGAGTTCAATCTGGACGTATTTAAGAAGGCCGAATAA
- a CDS encoding OmpW/AlkL family protein — MNRSKFAVLVGALCAVVFAFSMVSTAMAAEDFKRWSLSTQIMYLDVDLGADDLDAYGKISAEDTMTGGLVVEYFFTPNVSAELVAAIAHVDIDLGSAVANGDTWVLPPSLYAKYHFMPESRISPYVGAGINWMFFWGEGMTVNALGNADAELQIDNSFGWNAKIGADIKITENVYANVDIMYLNNETELDTAIARNVDLDVEVWSYNVGLKYRF; from the coding sequence GTGAACCGGAGCAAATTTGCAGTATTGGTTGGCGCCCTGTGCGCCGTAGTATTCGCTTTCTCCATGGTGTCTACCGCCATGGCGGCTGAAGATTTCAAGCGCTGGAGTCTGAGCACTCAGATCATGTACCTTGACGTGGATCTCGGTGCCGATGATCTTGATGCTTATGGCAAAATTAGTGCCGAAGACACCATGACCGGCGGTCTGGTGGTGGAATACTTCTTCACCCCCAACGTCAGCGCCGAGCTGGTGGCTGCTATCGCCCATGTCGATATCGATCTTGGTAGCGCTGTTGCTAACGGTGACACCTGGGTGCTGCCCCCTTCTTTGTACGCCAAGTACCACTTCATGCCGGAATCAAGAATCAGCCCTTATGTTGGTGCTGGCATTAACTGGATGTTCTTCTGGGGTGAAGGCATGACTGTGAATGCATTGGGTAACGCCGACGCCGAACTGCAGATCGATAACAGCTTTGGTTGGAACGCCAAGATCGGTGCCGACATCAAGATCACCGAGAACGTTTATGCCAATGTCGATATCATGTACCTCAACAACGAAACCGAGCTCGACACTGCTATAGCCAGAAACGTCGATCTCGACGTCGAAGTTTGGAGCTACAATGTTGGTCTGAAGTACCGTTTCTAA
- a CDS encoding OmpA family protein: MNNLKSLLARIAVAIVACGLLAAPVPAANRSNSFNISPMLGGYIFEGDQDLDDALAYSLGLGYNLTDTWSTEFVLNYFDANANSSGSDVDGLVYRLDTLYHFMPDSALVPYIAGGLGGISLDPKNEGTDTSFLIDYGVGLKYFFTEDLALRGDVRHILAFGDPEHNFTYTAGLTYLMGGKTTEAPKPVPSIDSDGDGVPEIRDACANTPVGIAVDRAGCPLDNDGDGVYNELDQCPDTPAGVAVTETGCPLDSDGDGIADYLDDCPETPTGTTVNDKGCPQDSDGDGVYDDMDECPETPAGLTVDEKGCPISITLSIEFDVDKSDIKPRYHDELAKGAAFIRKYSNQKILVAGHTDSTGNEPYNEALSLRRAESVRAYLVENFDLDADKLFARGFGEKAPIASNDTAEGRQRNRRVELSCCAITPE, from the coding sequence ATGAACAACTTAAAGAGCCTGCTGGCCAGAATTGCGGTTGCAATCGTTGCCTGCGGTCTACTGGCCGCACCGGTGCCGGCAGCCAACCGCTCCAACAGTTTTAATATTTCGCCCATGCTCGGCGGCTATATCTTTGAAGGCGATCAGGACCTGGACGATGCACTAGCCTACAGCCTTGGCCTGGGATACAACCTGACCGATACCTGGAGCACAGAGTTCGTGCTCAATTATTTCGACGCCAACGCCAACAGCAGCGGCTCCGACGTCGACGGCTTGGTCTATCGCCTTGATACCCTCTACCACTTCATGCCCGACAGCGCCCTGGTTCCCTATATCGCCGGTGGCCTGGGCGGTATATCCCTAGACCCCAAAAACGAGGGTACGGACACCAGTTTTCTCATCGATTACGGGGTTGGCCTCAAATACTTTTTCACCGAGGACCTGGCGCTACGAGGCGACGTCCGCCACATTCTAGCCTTCGGCGATCCCGAACACAACTTTACCTACACCGCCGGGCTGACTTACTTGATGGGCGGCAAAACCACAGAAGCGCCCAAGCCTGTTCCTTCCATCGACAGCGATGGAGATGGAGTACCCGAGATACGTGATGCCTGCGCCAACACGCCGGTCGGAATAGCGGTCGACAGAGCCGGCTGCCCGCTGGATAATGACGGAGACGGCGTCTACAACGAACTGGACCAGTGTCCCGACACCCCCGCCGGCGTGGCCGTGACTGAAACCGGCTGCCCGCTGGATAGCGACGGTGACGGCATTGCCGATTATCTTGATGACTGCCCGGAAACCCCGACCGGGACAACGGTGAACGACAAGGGGTGCCCCCAAGACAGCGATGGTGACGGCGTCTACGACGACATGGACGAGTGCCCTGAAACCCCGGCCGGCTTAACGGTGGACGAAAAAGGCTGTCCCATTTCCATCACTTTGTCTATTGAGTTCGATGTCGACAAGTCCGATATCAAACCCAGGTACCATGACGAACTGGCCAAGGGCGCGGCCTTTATTCGCAAATATTCCAACCAAAAGATCCTGGTTGCCGGCCATACCGATTCGACGGGCAATGAGCCGTACAATGAAGCCCTGTCCCTACGTCGGGCTGAAAGCGTACGCGCCTATCTAGTAGAGAACTTCGACCTGGATGCGGACAAACTCTTTGCTCGCGGCTTCGGTGAGAAAGCCCCCATTGCCAGCAACGACACCGCCGAAGGACGGCAGCGAAACCGCCGGGTTGAGCTGTCCTGCTGCGCGATTACCCCTGAATAA